The following coding sequences lie in one Phycisphaerae bacterium genomic window:
- a CDS encoding type II secretion system protein gives MRDSIWHSGRCRRGFTLIEVLVVVAIIALLIAVLFPSLTRARAVSQSTVCLHNLAQLGLGAMQYSHMHRDYIPPLDPAKIDIGPSSSTYYNLGGDNMGLYYPKYAPNLRVFECPGAHNTVRSVDSDADGFVDDLENSYGPAKE, from the coding sequence ATGCGGGACAGCATCTGGCACAGCGGACGTTGTCGGCGGGGCTTCACCCTCATCGAAGTCCTGGTGGTGGTGGCGATCATCGCCTTGCTGATCGCGGTCCTGTTCCCTTCGCTGACCCGGGCCAGGGCCGTGTCGCAGTCAACGGTGTGCCTCCACAACCTCGCCCAGCTGGGTCTCGGAGCGATGCAGTACTCGCACATGCACAGGGATTACATCCCACCCCTGGACCCGGCCAAGATCGATATCGGCCCGAGTTCCTCCACCTACTACAATCTGGGCGGCGATAACATGGGCCTGTACTATCCCAAGTACGCACCCAACCTGCGGGTGTTCGAGTGCCCCGGAGCCCACAACACCGTCCGGTCAGTGGACTCCGACGCGGACGGCTTCGTGGATGATCTCGAGAATAGCTATGGGCCCGCAAAAGAATAA